In the Streptomyces sp. f51 genome, one interval contains:
- a CDS encoding roadblock/LC7 domain-containing protein: protein MRPDQLPEHPTRTLGARHPDRTGGALGTGDDADRPGTDLGWLLDDLVARTDHVRQAVLLTADGLPLSCSDGMRRRDIEHLAAVCSGFHSLARSVGERFAAGGVRQTMVMLDDAYLFITPAGDGSRLAVLSEVQTDVGQLAHEMELLVRRVGRHMAAAVRSAADPAGH from the coding sequence ATGCGCCCTGACCAGCTCCCAGAGCACCCCACCCGGACCCTCGGGGCCCGGCACCCGGACCGGACGGGCGGCGCCCTCGGCACCGGGGACGACGCCGACCGGCCGGGCACCGACCTCGGCTGGCTGCTCGACGACCTCGTGGCCAGGACCGACCACGTACGCCAGGCCGTGCTCCTGACCGCCGACGGCCTCCCTCTGAGCTGCTCGGACGGCATGCGCAGACGGGACATCGAGCACCTCGCGGCGGTCTGCTCGGGCTTCCACAGCCTCGCCCGCTCGGTCGGCGAGCGCTTCGCCGCGGGCGGGGTGCGCCAGACCATGGTGATGCTCGACGACGCCTACCTCTTCATCACCCCGGCGGGTGACGGAAGCCGGCTCGCCGTGCTCAGCGAGGTGCAGACGGACGTCGGACAGCTCGCCCACGAGATGGAACTGCTCGTCCGCCGCGTCGGCCGCCACATGGCCGCCGCCGTCCGTTCGGCGGCCGACCCCGCGGGCCACTGA
- a CDS encoding nitrate- and nitrite sensing domain-containing protein yields MRWPFGRPPTVRSRIVALSIAPVIALMTLWSFAMVSVTGDLRALVRLQGVYNDFGTPVDTAIGQIQIERRLAAAYLGARRGTTAGVELLAQERRTDRAVTALRAAARDGDRSRLSGQQRRALDALLHSVDGLEGLRGRVLAHTVTWDRAVAEYSTLVEPSFDVESALTALQAGQLAREAQVVVELVRVRDFVSREDALVAGARAAGTLTDQQYDTLTATIEDRRVFERTYVPDLPADSRSLFETFQRGDLHQELTRDEDALLRAGARRAGEAVAAGSWRTTTDRAVKRYMLMCTQSALNSAARGRAFAYQELTKAAIVGVLGLAAVGLSLWFAVRGARRISRRLESLRDAADLLTNRQLPQVMERLSAGQEVDAAAEAPPLADVEAVADEIGQVGRSFNTARLAAVEAAVKQATLRRGLFAVLLNIARRNQALVHRQLKLVDTLERRTDDPDVLDDLFRIDHLTTRMRRHAESLIILSGSAPGRRWRRPVPVAEVVSSAVSEIEQYARVVVPPMPEVGVAADAVADVVHLIAELVENATVFSPPRTQVTLRTGRAGSGFVLEIDDRGLGLAPDQIDEAHRTLTTPEDFDPTRHDRLGLYVVGRLAARHGIKVTLCRSPYGGTTAVVLLPEAVLAPVETTNLPVADTAQAPLPSRTATAVLPAQRTATGERYDGSVVPEVSSVPPEDPAPEPPVLPTRVRQRALAPELRTEAPAADGTPEREITPEEMRAVFGAFQRGLDRGRKGLPSGPDTGGTGSRRPDGPSDSVPSGDARHDSARSGPARRTDTEEGTDVHDAP; encoded by the coding sequence ATGCGCTGGCCCTTCGGCCGTCCGCCGACGGTCCGTTCACGGATCGTGGCCCTCTCGATCGCCCCGGTGATCGCCCTCATGACGCTGTGGAGCTTCGCCATGGTGTCCGTCACCGGCGATCTGCGCGCGCTCGTCCGCCTCCAGGGGGTCTACAACGACTTCGGCACCCCCGTCGACACGGCGATCGGCCAGATCCAGATCGAACGCCGCCTCGCCGCCGCCTACTTGGGCGCGCGGCGCGGGACGACGGCGGGCGTCGAGCTGCTGGCCCAGGAGCGCCGCACCGACCGCGCCGTGACGGCGCTGCGCGCTGCGGCCCGGGACGGGGACCGCAGCCGCCTGTCCGGACAGCAGCGGCGGGCGCTCGACGCCCTGCTCCACTCCGTGGACGGTCTGGAGGGGCTGCGCGGCCGGGTGCTGGCCCACACCGTCACCTGGGACCGTGCCGTGGCCGAGTACAGCACCCTGGTGGAACCGTCCTTCGACGTCGAGTCCGCGCTCACGGCGCTCCAGGCGGGACAACTCGCCCGTGAGGCACAGGTCGTCGTCGAGCTGGTGCGGGTACGGGACTTCGTCTCGCGCGAGGACGCGCTCGTCGCCGGGGCACGGGCCGCGGGCACGCTCACCGACCAGCAGTACGACACCCTCACCGCCACCATCGAGGACCGCAGGGTCTTCGAGCGGACCTATGTGCCCGACCTGCCGGCCGACTCGCGCTCGCTCTTCGAGACCTTCCAGCGGGGCGACCTCCACCAGGAGCTGACCCGGGACGAGGACGCCCTGCTGCGGGCGGGCGCCCGGCGCGCGGGCGAGGCCGTCGCGGCCGGTTCCTGGCGCACCACCACCGACCGCGCCGTCAAGCGGTACATGCTGATGTGCACGCAGTCCGCGCTCAACTCCGCAGCGCGCGGGCGGGCGTTCGCCTACCAGGAGCTCACCAAGGCCGCGATCGTCGGCGTACTGGGACTGGCCGCCGTGGGTCTCTCGCTCTGGTTCGCGGTACGGGGCGCCCGGCGCATCTCGCGCCGCCTGGAGTCGCTGCGCGACGCCGCCGACCTGCTGACCAACCGTCAGCTTCCGCAGGTCATGGAGCGGTTGAGCGCCGGCCAGGAGGTCGACGCGGCCGCCGAGGCGCCACCGCTCGCGGACGTGGAGGCGGTGGCCGACGAGATCGGACAGGTCGGCCGGTCCTTCAACACCGCCCGGCTCGCCGCCGTCGAGGCCGCCGTCAAGCAGGCCACCCTGCGCCGCGGGCTGTTCGCGGTACTCCTGAACATCGCGCGCCGCAACCAGGCGCTCGTCCACCGCCAGCTCAAGCTCGTCGACACGCTGGAGCGCCGCACCGACGACCCGGACGTCCTGGACGACCTGTTCCGGATCGACCACCTCACCACCCGTATGCGGCGCCACGCGGAGAGCCTGATCATCCTGTCCGGCTCGGCCCCGGGCCGGCGCTGGCGGCGGCCCGTTCCCGTCGCCGAGGTGGTGTCCTCCGCGGTGAGCGAGATCGAGCAGTACGCGCGGGTGGTGGTCCCGCCGATGCCCGAGGTGGGCGTCGCGGCCGACGCCGTCGCCGACGTCGTGCACCTGATCGCCGAACTCGTCGAGAACGCCACCGTGTTCTCACCGCCCCGCACCCAGGTCACCCTGCGCACCGGGCGGGCCGGGAGCGGGTTCGTCCTGGAGATCGACGACCGGGGCCTCGGCCTCGCGCCCGACCAGATCGACGAGGCGCACCGCACGCTCACCACGCCGGAGGACTTCGACCCGACCCGGCACGACCGGCTCGGGCTGTACGTGGTGGGCCGGCTCGCCGCACGGCACGGCATCAAGGTCACCCTGTGCCGCTCGCCGTACGGCGGTACGACGGCGGTCGTGCTGCTGCCCGAGGCGGTGCTCGCCCCGGTGGAGACCACGAACCTTCCGGTGGCGGACACGGCTCAGGCGCCGCTGCCCTCGCGGACGGCCACCGCGGTCCTCCCGGCGCAGCGGACGGCGACCGGGGAGCGGTACGACGGCTCCGTGGTGCCGGAGGTCTCCTCCGTGCCGCCCGAGGACCCGGCTCCGGAACCGCCCGTGCTGCCCACCCGGGTCCGCCAGCGGGCCCTCGCCCCGGAGCTGCGCACCGAGGCGCCGGCGGCCGACGGGACGCCCGAACGCGAGATCACCCCGGAGGAGATGCGCGCGGTCTTCGGAGCCTTCCAGCGCGGCCTCGACCGGGGCCGCAAGGGCCTGCCCTCCGGGCCGGACACCGGCGGGACCGGCTCACGGCGCCCCGACGGACCGTCCGACTCCGTGCCGTCCGGCGACGCGCGGCACGACTCCGCGCGGTCCGGCCCGGCGCGGCGAACCGACACCGAGGAAGGGACGGACGTCCACGATGCGCCCTGA
- a CDS encoding GntR family transcriptional regulator, with the protein MTARHEEIAEELRRAIDREEYTVGSLLPAETDLAAQYGVSRGTVRQAVAALTAEGLIGSRQGARRVVLAGRRSQSFAELRSFAQWARAMGREATGHVVAQEYRPATAEDAVRLQLAERTPVLHVLRVRGLDGEPVLLERTVYADWISPAVTAIEPECPSVTQRLFEDTGLVFAYGEHVIDAVAAGAQDADLLGVRRTSPLLRVRRVTTTREGRPVEWSDDRYRSDAVSFSIHNSIGNNALARKTAE; encoded by the coding sequence ATGACGGCGCGACACGAGGAGATCGCCGAGGAGCTGCGGCGGGCGATCGACCGCGAGGAGTACACCGTGGGCAGTCTGCTGCCGGCGGAGACCGACCTCGCGGCCCAGTACGGCGTCTCACGCGGCACCGTCCGCCAGGCCGTCGCGGCCCTGACCGCCGAGGGGCTCATCGGGTCGCGTCAGGGCGCCCGGCGCGTGGTCCTCGCGGGCCGCCGCAGCCAGAGCTTCGCCGAACTGCGGAGCTTCGCGCAGTGGGCCCGGGCCATGGGGCGCGAGGCGACGGGGCACGTGGTGGCCCAGGAGTACCGCCCGGCCACGGCGGAGGACGCCGTACGCCTCCAACTCGCCGAGAGGACCCCGGTGTTGCACGTCCTGCGGGTGCGCGGGCTGGACGGCGAACCCGTGCTGCTGGAGCGCACGGTGTACGCGGACTGGATCTCCCCCGCCGTCACGGCGATCGAACCCGAGTGCCCCTCGGTCACCCAGCGCCTCTTCGAGGACACCGGCCTGGTCTTCGCGTACGGCGAGCACGTCATCGACGCGGTCGCGGCGGGCGCCCAGGACGCCGACCTGCTCGGCGTCCGCCGCACCAGCCCCCTGCTGCGCGTCCGCCGGGTCACCACCACCCGCGAGGGCCGCCCGGTGGAATGGTCGGACGACCGCTACCGCTCGGACGCCGTGAGCTTCAGCATCCACAACTCGATCGGCAACAACGCCCTGGCGAGGAAAACAGCGGAGTAG
- a CDS encoding HAD-IA family hydrolase, whose translation MTHRSTARASLQAVLFDMDGTLVDTERLWWEAVEEVAGGLGHVLTGADQPHVLGRPVEHTAAWLAGLTGAPREGTAAELHRQFADRVRTGIVPRPGARELLRALARERVPTALVTASPRAVADTVLEALGADQFAVSVTADDTRRTKPAPDPYLAACRALGVDPAACVAVEDTQTGVTSAESAGCAVLAVPSLAPIAPAAGRTVLGSLEGVSPARLRAMVAPGELRVMSWNLWFGGTRVDGYREKQLKAITGTGADVVGLQETYGSAARELADALGWYHHQAGDNLGVISRHPITAVLGDPDVGFYGGTGVRIELDGGQRVDVWSAHLDCAPYGPYEARFDGLDESALIAHESGRLARMREILRRIADTSEESVPVVLTGDFNVPSHLDWPDVAWPVTRATEEAGLRDSYRQAHPDPAVDPGHTWSPVHTEHEDGSGRPEPQDRIDFVLHRGLTVLDSRTLVTGAPRAWPDVAGNDWPSDHAAVVTVFALPGGE comes from the coding sequence GTGACCCACCGTTCCACCGCCCGGGCCTCCCTCCAGGCCGTTCTGTTCGACATGGACGGCACGCTCGTGGACACCGAGCGACTGTGGTGGGAGGCGGTGGAGGAGGTGGCCGGCGGGCTCGGGCACGTGCTGACGGGGGCCGATCAGCCGCACGTCCTCGGACGGCCCGTCGAGCACACCGCCGCCTGGCTGGCCGGGCTCACCGGCGCACCGCGTGAGGGCACCGCCGCCGAACTGCACCGGCAGTTCGCGGACCGGGTCCGCACCGGCATCGTGCCCCGGCCCGGGGCGCGGGAACTGCTCAGGGCGCTCGCCCGCGAACGCGTACCCACCGCCCTGGTCACCGCCTCCCCGCGCGCGGTCGCCGACACCGTCCTCGAAGCGCTCGGAGCCGACCAGTTCGCCGTCTCCGTCACCGCCGACGACACCCGGCGCACCAAGCCCGCCCCCGACCCCTACCTCGCCGCCTGCCGCGCCCTGGGCGTCGACCCCGCCGCCTGCGTCGCCGTCGAGGACACCCAGACCGGTGTCACCTCGGCCGAGTCGGCCGGCTGCGCCGTCCTCGCGGTGCCCTCGCTCGCGCCGATCGCGCCGGCCGCGGGCCGTACCGTGCTCGGCAGCCTGGAAGGCGTCTCCCCGGCCCGGCTGCGGGCCATGGTCGCCCCGGGCGAGCTGCGGGTGATGAGCTGGAACCTCTGGTTCGGCGGCACTCGGGTCGACGGGTACCGCGAGAAGCAGCTCAAGGCCATCACCGGGACGGGGGCGGACGTCGTCGGGCTCCAGGAGACGTACGGGAGCGCGGCGCGCGAGCTCGCCGACGCCCTCGGCTGGTACCACCACCAGGCCGGCGACAACCTCGGCGTCATCAGCCGCCACCCGATCACCGCCGTGCTCGGCGATCCGGACGTCGGCTTCTACGGAGGCACCGGCGTCAGGATCGAACTGGACGGCGGGCAACGGGTCGACGTCTGGAGCGCGCACCTCGACTGCGCTCCGTACGGCCCCTACGAGGCACGCTTCGACGGCCTCGACGAGTCCGCCCTGATCGCGCACGAGAGCGGCAGGCTCGCCCGGATGCGGGAGATCCTGCGCCGGATCGCCGACACGAGCGAGGAATCCGTTCCGGTCGTCCTGACCGGTGACTTCAACGTGCCCTCGCACCTGGACTGGCCGGACGTCGCCTGGCCGGTGACGCGGGCCACCGAGGAGGCCGGCCTGCGGGACTCCTACCGGCAGGCGCACCCCGACCCGGCGGTGGACCCCGGCCACACCTGGTCGCCCGTCCACACCGAGCACGAGGACGGCAGCGGGCGCCCGGAGCCGCAGGACCGGATCGACTTCGTCCTGCACCGGGGGCTGACCGTCCTCGACTCGCGCACTCTGGTCACGGGGGCTCCCCGGGCCTGGCCGGACGTGGCGGGCAACGACTGGCCCTCCGACCACGCCGCGGTCGTCACCGTCTTCGCGCTGCCCGGAGGCGAGTGA
- a CDS encoding ABC transporter permease subunit, which produces MARLNPWRWVVLALAALYFLVPMAASVVFTVDVPGQGVTFDAYSRIVSADGFASSLVLSLELAAATIAVVLLLMVPAMVALRLGSARLRPVVEVVCSLPLVVPPIAFVAGISTVLKWGPEHLSRTPLFQTFVAIQDPGFPVVLVLAYVVMALPFVYRALDAGLRAVDVRTLVEAARSCGASMPQALVRAVLPNLRGALLNASFLTLALVLGEFTVASLLGYQPFAVWIYDIGGSQAQMSVAVSVLSLFLTWALLLALAVLGGRSRTASASRG; this is translated from the coding sequence ATGGCTCGCCTGAACCCGTGGCGCTGGGTGGTCCTCGCCCTCGCCGCGCTGTACTTCCTGGTGCCCATGGCCGCGTCCGTGGTCTTCACGGTCGACGTGCCCGGGCAGGGTGTCACCTTCGACGCCTACAGCCGGATCGTGTCCGCCGACGGCTTCGCCTCCAGCCTCGTGCTCTCCCTGGAACTCGCCGCCGCGACCATCGCCGTGGTGCTGCTCCTGATGGTCCCCGCCATGGTCGCGCTGCGGCTCGGATCCGCCCGGCTGCGGCCGGTCGTCGAGGTGGTGTGCTCGCTGCCGCTGGTCGTGCCCCCGATCGCGTTCGTCGCCGGCATCTCCACCGTCCTGAAGTGGGGACCCGAACACCTGTCGCGCACGCCGCTGTTCCAGACGTTCGTGGCGATCCAGGACCCGGGCTTCCCGGTCGTCCTCGTCCTCGCGTACGTCGTGATGGCGCTGCCGTTCGTGTACCGGGCCCTGGACGCGGGACTGCGCGCCGTCGACGTGCGCACCCTCGTCGAGGCCGCCCGCAGCTGCGGGGCGAGCATGCCGCAGGCCCTCGTGCGGGCGGTGCTGCCCAATCTGCGCGGCGCGCTGCTCAACGCCTCCTTCCTCACCCTGGCCCTGGTGCTCGGCGAGTTCACGGTCGCGAGCCTGCTCGGCTACCAGCCCTTCGCCGTGTGGATCTACGACATCGGCGGCTCGCAGGCCCAGATGTCCGTCGCCGTCTCCGTGCTCAGCCTGTTCCTCACCTGGGCACTGCTCCTCGCGCTCGCCGTCCTCGGCGGCCGCTCCCGTACCGCTTCCGCCTCCCGGGGATGA
- a CDS encoding ABC transporter permease subunit, which produces MTTALTEAPADVAPAAAHRQRRRRATGPLAVLPLLVFVAVSFGVPALAMLNGAFTVKDSATGASSYTTANLTGSFHGAYLTALTGSVKLSAVSAGLATLLGLPLAQAVVTSRFRALREAVLTASGVLANFGGVPLAFAFVATLGNSGVLTRHLSLTDRGWDLYSFWGLVVVYLYFLIPLMVLTITPALDGLRSQWREAARNNGATTVQYWLHVALPVLAPSLLGGLVLLFGSAFAAYATAAAMVGSAVPLVTLQIADAISGNVLVGQENVALALSLDMVLIAGLVMAVYLPLQRRSARWLA; this is translated from the coding sequence ATGACCACCGCTCTCACCGAGGCCCCGGCCGACGTGGCGCCCGCCGCTGCCCACCGGCAGCGGCGGCGCCGCGCCACCGGCCCGCTGGCCGTCCTCCCGCTGCTCGTCTTCGTCGCGGTCTCCTTCGGGGTCCCCGCGCTCGCCATGCTGAACGGCGCCTTCACCGTCAAGGACTCGGCCACCGGCGCCAGTTCGTACACCACCGCCAATCTGACCGGCTCGTTCCACGGCGCCTACCTGACCGCGCTGACCGGCAGCGTCAAGCTGTCCGCCGTCTCCGCCGGGCTCGCGACCCTCCTCGGACTGCCGCTGGCCCAGGCCGTGGTGACCTCCCGCTTCCGCGCGCTGCGCGAGGCCGTGCTCACCGCCTCCGGCGTCCTCGCCAACTTCGGCGGTGTCCCGCTCGCCTTCGCCTTCGTCGCCACCCTCGGCAACTCCGGTGTGCTGACCCGGCACTTGAGCCTGACCGACCGGGGCTGGGACCTCTACAGCTTCTGGGGCCTGGTCGTCGTCTACCTCTACTTCCTGATCCCGCTCATGGTCCTCACCATCACCCCCGCCCTCGACGGCCTGCGCTCCCAGTGGCGCGAGGCCGCGCGGAACAACGGCGCGACCACCGTCCAGTACTGGCTGCACGTCGCCCTGCCGGTCCTCGCGCCCTCGCTCCTCGGCGGACTCGTGCTCCTCTTCGGCAGCGCCTTCGCCGCGTACGCCACGGCGGCCGCCATGGTGGGCAGCGCGGTGCCGCTCGTCACGCTCCAGATCGCCGACGCCATCTCCGGCAACGTGCTGGTCGGCCAGGAGAACGTGGCGCTCGCCCTCAGCCTCGACATGGTCCTCATCGCGGGCCTGGTCATGGCCGTGTACCTGCCCCTGCAACGACGGAGCGCGCGATGGCTCGCCTGA
- a CDS encoding ABC transporter ATP-binding protein, giving the protein MTMTLATTDQAATVEFRGLRREFGPTVALDGLDLTVRPGELLALLGPSGCGKTTALRMLAGFEHPDSGEVLVDGQDITRVPAHSRDAGMVFQSYSLFPHLSALDNVAFGLRMRKVRTAERRSRAAELLDLVGLGDKGERFPHQLSGGQQQRVALARALALRPRVLLLDEPLSALDAKVRLSLREEIRRLQLELGITTLFVTHDQEEALSMADRVAVMRAGRLEQCASPAELYGRPATAFVAEFVGTMSRIPGTLDGERVDVLGRRLPVDGDAPAPGAVDVLVRPEAVRVSADAAGDARVVATAFLGAATRVTVRLSDGTEVKADLPTHEAGALVAGAGVTVTLPDRPVLVAARQS; this is encoded by the coding sequence ATGACCATGACCCTCGCCACGACCGACCAGGCCGCCACCGTCGAATTCCGCGGACTCAGGCGGGAGTTCGGACCGACCGTCGCTCTCGACGGCCTCGACCTCACCGTCCGGCCCGGTGAACTGCTCGCCCTGCTCGGCCCTTCCGGCTGCGGCAAGACCACGGCGCTGCGCATGCTCGCCGGCTTCGAACACCCCGATTCCGGCGAGGTGCTGGTCGACGGCCAGGACATCACCCGGGTCCCGGCACACAGCCGCGACGCCGGGATGGTCTTCCAGTCGTACAGCCTCTTCCCGCATCTCAGCGCCCTGGACAACGTGGCCTTCGGGCTGCGGATGCGCAAGGTGCGTACGGCCGAACGGCGCTCACGTGCCGCCGAGTTGCTCGACCTCGTGGGGCTCGGGGACAAGGGCGAGCGGTTCCCGCACCAGCTCTCCGGGGGGCAGCAGCAGCGCGTCGCCCTGGCCCGCGCGCTCGCCCTGCGGCCCCGCGTCCTGCTGCTCGACGAGCCGCTGTCCGCGCTGGACGCCAAGGTGCGGCTCTCGCTGCGCGAGGAGATCCGCCGACTCCAGCTGGAACTCGGCATCACCACCCTGTTCGTGACCCACGACCAGGAGGAGGCGCTGTCCATGGCGGACCGGGTCGCGGTGATGCGGGCCGGACGGCTCGAACAGTGCGCGTCCCCCGCCGAGTTGTACGGGCGCCCCGCCACCGCCTTCGTCGCCGAGTTCGTGGGGACGATGAGCAGGATCCCGGGGACGCTCGACGGCGAGCGGGTCGACGTCCTCGGGCGGCGGCTGCCGGTGGACGGGGATGCGCCCGCCCCGGGGGCGGTGGACGTGCTGGTGCGGCCGGAAGCGGTCCGGGTGAGTGCCGACGCGGCGGGTGACGCCCGGGTCGTGGCCACCGCGTTCCTCGGCGCCGCCACCCGGGTGACCGTGCGGCTCTCCGACGGGACCGAGGTCAAGGCCGATCTGCCCACGCACGAGGCCGGCGCGCTCGTGGCGGGCGCCGGCGTGACGGTCACGCTGCCGGACCGGCCGGTGCTGGTCGCCGCGCGGCAGAGCTGA
- a CDS encoding extracellular solute-binding protein: protein MTVFLPRTALLTGGLAVAAALTLSACGAAPDDKATTADGKSAATATSAADFGGLDALAKAAKKEGTLHAIALPRDWANYGALIDGFTKKYGIKIQVESPDGSSQDEINAVTSRKGQDRAPDVLDLGSSFALSAAQQGLLAPYKVAGFADLPEGQKDPQARWFNDYGGYISIGCDAKKVKECPTTFKELLKPQYKGQVALNGNPTKSGSAFGGVYAASLASGGSFDDIQPGLDFFAKLKKNGNYTPVESTPATVEKGETPISIDWDYLNAGYADEFRSKGVDWKVAVPSDGQFSQYYSQAVNKDAPHPAAARLWQEYLYSAEGQNLWLKGYARPALMTAMEKAGTLDKTAAAKLPAVSGTPSFPTEAQQSKAKTVLAQGWGKAVSG, encoded by the coding sequence GTGACCGTGTTCCTGCCGAGGACCGCCCTCCTCACCGGCGGCCTCGCCGTCGCCGCAGCGCTCACCCTGAGCGCCTGCGGCGCCGCTCCCGACGACAAGGCGACCACCGCCGACGGCAAGAGCGCGGCCACCGCGACCTCCGCCGCGGACTTCGGCGGTCTCGACGCCCTGGCCAAGGCCGCCAAGAAGGAGGGCACGCTGCACGCGATCGCCCTTCCCCGCGACTGGGCCAACTACGGCGCCCTCATCGACGGCTTCACCAAGAAGTACGGCATCAAGATCCAGGTCGAGAGCCCGGACGGCTCCAGCCAGGACGAGATCAACGCCGTCACCTCGCGCAAGGGCCAGGACCGCGCCCCCGACGTGCTCGACCTCGGCAGCTCCTTCGCGCTGAGTGCCGCCCAGCAGGGCCTGCTCGCCCCGTACAAGGTGGCCGGCTTCGCCGACCTGCCCGAGGGCCAGAAGGACCCGCAGGCCCGCTGGTTCAACGACTACGGCGGCTACATCTCCATCGGCTGCGACGCCAAGAAGGTCAAGGAGTGCCCGACGACCTTCAAGGAACTGCTCAAGCCGCAGTACAAGGGCCAGGTCGCGCTCAACGGCAACCCCACCAAGTCCGGTTCGGCGTTCGGCGGCGTGTACGCGGCCTCGCTCGCGAGCGGTGGCTCCTTCGACGACATCCAGCCCGGCCTCGACTTCTTCGCGAAGCTGAAGAAGAACGGCAACTACACGCCCGTCGAGTCGACCCCGGCCACCGTCGAGAAGGGCGAGACGCCCATCAGCATCGACTGGGACTACCTCAACGCCGGTTACGCCGACGAGTTCAGGTCCAAGGGCGTCGACTGGAAGGTCGCCGTGCCGAGCGACGGCCAGTTCTCGCAGTACTACTCCCAGGCCGTCAACAAGGACGCCCCGCACCCCGCGGCCGCCCGGCTGTGGCAGGAGTACCTCTACAGCGCCGAGGGCCAGAACCTCTGGCTCAAGGGGTACGCCCGACCGGCCCTGATGACCGCGATGGAGAAGGCCGGCACGCTCGACAAGACCGCCGCCGCGAAGCTCCCCGCCGTCTCGGGCACCCCGAGCTTCCCGACCGAGGCGCAGCAGAGCAAGGCCAAGACCGTGCTCGCCCAGGGCTGGGGCAAGGCCGTCTCCGGATGA
- a CDS encoding Lrp/AsnC family transcriptional regulator — MLNDLDERIVHALAEDARRSYADIGQLVGLSAPAVKRRVDRLRATGAITGFTVRVDPAALGWETEGFVEIYCRRNTSPETIQRGLERYQEVVAASTVTGEADAVVQVFASDMRHFERVLERIAGESFVERTKSVLVLSPLLRRFSSGSPT; from the coding sequence GTGCTGAACGATCTCGACGAACGCATCGTGCACGCCCTCGCCGAGGACGCCCGCCGGTCCTACGCGGACATCGGGCAGCTGGTCGGCCTGTCCGCGCCCGCCGTGAAGCGGAGGGTCGACCGGCTGCGGGCCACCGGGGCCATCACCGGGTTCACCGTACGGGTGGACCCGGCGGCCCTCGGCTGGGAGACGGAGGGCTTCGTCGAGATCTACTGCCGACGGAACACCTCGCCGGAGACCATCCAGCGCGGTCTGGAGCGGTACCAGGAGGTCGTGGCCGCCTCCACCGTCACCGGGGAGGCGGACGCGGTGGTGCAGGTGTTCGCCTCGGACATGCGGCACTTCGAGCGGGTGCTGGAGCGGATCGCGGGGGAGTCGTTCGTCGAACGGACGAAGTCCGTTCTGGTTCTCTCCCCGCTCCTGCGGAGGTTTTCGTCGGGGTCGCCGACGTAG